Genomic window (Apodemus sylvaticus chromosome 22, mApoSyl1.1, whole genome shotgun sequence):
TGCTTAGCTTTGTGCACTGCGGGGTCAACTGTTGACATGGCCCCAGACTGACTTCACATGTACTTTTCCATCTGCTTCTGATCCTTGCCTGCCACCCACATTTCCAAGTCTCTGACAGAAAGACAGGAGGGTGTGTGGTTCTAACCACTAGAGAAGCAGGGATGTGTGCAGGCCCAGGCCAGAGAGCACCTCACCCCTGTCCCCTCACACACCTTCAGGACACACCATCTGAGCAGACCAGGTGCTTTCTGTTAACATGGAGGGCCTGAGTTCTTCCTTGAGGCCCTTGTACCCAGAAGGGCCCCACCACCATTACTCACCAATAGTGTTCCCTGGGGAAAGGATCTGGGTCGCTGTCACTTTCATCTCAGTCACCAGAATGTAGACTTGTCTCCTCTGAGCTGGTGACTGCTAGGCTGCCTCACAATAGGTCATGCATGTGGCCTTGCTTAACCAGTGCCTCACATTTTGCCAAGGATGCACCAGAGAGACAAGAATGGGCTCATAGAAGACACGTCCAAGGGTCCATGCAGACAGCGACCAAAATAGGTCACACACAGAATATGATTGCTACCAACATTGTAGGATTAAATTTGTCATGAATATCTATTCTACAGTGCAAGTGACAGCCAGTCCCAAGCCCCAGGACTACTGAACTCATATACCACACAGGAAACATAGGGTCCTGTTATAAAGTGATTTTATTAAATCGATTTAAACATACTGTAGGTCAAATAATATTTCTGAAGATAACAATTATGGACTTTAAAGCTTGACATAAAATTAGTAGCTTCAAAAGTGTTAGTTGTATTCCCCAGCAACAGCATGATAAAATAATTCAACTATGTAGAAATATAGAACTCTAGGACTAGCTGGAAATTGGGAAATCATTTAGTCCAGTGTCCTCATTCTGTGAGAAAACTAGACCCGAAGATTAAGCAATTTGCCCAAGCTTACATACCTAATAGTAATAAAGCTAGAAATCAAACCAATTTTCCCTAAACTAAAATTCTATCGATGATATTTCAACTGGCTATCAACTAAAAGTCTATCCAGGCTTTTCTCTAATGCCCCGCGCTGTGGTGACAGGAAGTGTAAGACACTACGGGAAATCTCTGTGGTGGCTGTGTGGCCAGGAAGGGGCTTTGTTAGCTAATAGCCCTCTGTGGAGAGGGAAGGCAGTGACCAGTGGGCCAAAGGCTGTCTGAGGGTGTCTACACTGAAACACACGGTGACAGATTCATTGTTAAACCCCATCCACGGACTGTGTGCTCCTACAAAGCCCTCTATGCACCAAGGCTTCAGTTTTACGAAAACCTCTTCCAGCcaaacaccaaaaaaccaaaacaaaattataaaaccaaaaccaaaacccccaaaacaagtCCTGTATTTCTAATCATCTGGGAAGTTCTCTATCCAGCCTGAGATGGCTGGCAGAAGCCACCAGGCCAGTCACCCACTTCAAATTTACAGGTCGTTAGCTTCCCCAAAGACTTCCTGAGCAAAGGACTGCATGTGGGAGACAGAGAATGGGAATGAGAAGGAAATGGAACTGGGAGCTTTGTGTTGGTGTCACTGGGGACTTTTGGTCTTTTCAACATCTCGAGTTCTTCCATGAGTTTTACTATCAGTcagtagaaacaaaacaaatacaacagGCCTATAAATGCTGGCCACTGAGCTCATGGCTcagggcctcccctccccacgcagctcctccagcacctgaATCTCGTCCCCAGAGCCAGCAGCACCTGTGCTGTGTGTCACTGCTCCCCTCACCTGGCCCCAGCACCTTCAGCATAGACTTCCTGACCCTTGCTACctggcccccctcccccatctacaTACACCCTAGTTTCTCATAGCACTTAATCACTACCGCAAACTACGTTATTAATGTGTTATCTCACTTATCCCGTCTCCTCCAGAGGTGACTTCCATGATCCAGTggcattcccagcacccagcacatGTCCGACACCCAGGAGGCGTTCAATAAATACTCAGTGAATGAATGAGGACGTTGGATCAGTAATACACACTCATGCCTAAAAAGAACTGTATGTGATTCATGATGACACCTACACATTATTGCCTGAGATGACAGATTCATCCTCAGTGACTCCCCAGTCAGCCCTCTCAAGGCCTTCCTAGCTAAGAGGGAATCCCACCACTTAAAAAAGGAGCCCGGAGGGTTACTCTTGAAGTATGCAAGCTCAGTTTGCTTGCTTCTTCCTCCCTGATATATATACATTCAgctacttaaaaagaaaagaaaaaaatttcaagttGGAGCATGTGTCGAAGCCACTAGAAAGTATAAGTCTTAACTTAGAGACACAGTGATTAGCAGAATTCACAAAACTAAAGAAAGGTTCCAGGGCATGTACACCTGCCAATGATTCCTGATCGGCTGAGTTGAGTGCATATTATGACTTGTCTAAAACCTAAAATGAAGTTTAATGCCATCTAGGAAGGGTAAGTGTTTACAGGTACTCTGAGGACATGAGGTAAGGTGGATTCAGAAATAACAGGATATATGGAAAGCTATGTCAGGGTTGAGTCAAATGGCAACCTCAGAAATACCAGGACTCGGCCTTCACGGGAGCTGTCCATCTTTAAATGCACTGAccggtaggtaggtaggtaggtaactTGAATAGAGGAAGGCGCGTGAGCTCCCAAAGGGAGTGCCTGGCACTGCCTGAAGCACAGCAGGCAGGACTGGGCGGCTGAGCAAGGCTCACGAGCTTCGAGTATTAGTTCAACTCTGGGGCATGTTGCCAGAGTCTCAGGAGACACCACACCTGTGACAGGGACACAATGCTCCATCTTGAGCACATACTGAGAAGAATTCCGAGTTCAGAAACACAACTTCACTTAAACCTCCTcagaaagaaatgtttttctgGGGACTGCTGTAGATGTTCCTGGGTTCAGTGTAGGTGGATTTGAGGTTTCCTTCCTAGTGGCACTTACGGGTTTAAGATTTTTAATTCTTAGCAAAACATCTTTATATAACTGATATTTTGAGATGGTTTCTCTCCTTGGTGTGCACTCTCTGGTGGATGCAAAGACTTGTACTCTGGCTGAAGGCCTTGCCACACTCATCACACTTAAAAGGTTTCTCCCCTGTGTGTACTCTCTGGTGGATGCAGAGGCTGGAACTCTGACTGAAGGCCTTGCCACACCCACAACACCTATAGGGCTTCTCCCCTGTGTGCACTCTCTGGTGGATACAAAGGCTGGAGCTCTGactgaaggccttcccacactcaTAACATTtatagggcttctctccagtgtggacTCTTTGATGCATGCAGAGGCTGGAGGTATGcctgaaggccttcccacactctTCACATTTGAAGGGCTTCTCCCCAGTGTGAACTCTCTGGTGCATACACAGGTTAGAACTATTACTGAAGCCCCTCCCACACTCACTGCAGACGTAGGGCTTCTCCCCAGTGTGGACTCTCATGTGGATTTGAAGATGGGAGCTCCAGTTGAAAGCTTTGCCACACTCATAACATTTATAGGGCTTTTCCACAGTGTGGATTTTCTTATGTCTATTAAGTTTTGTCGTCGTGCTAAAATCCTTACCGCAATCATCACATTTATATAccttctctcctgtgtggtctcgcCAATGAATATGAAGCTCTGATATGTGAAAGAAACCCTTATCACATTTGTCACATTTATGGGGTTTCTCTGCTGTATGGATTTTCTGATGCATAAAAAGATCTGCTCTCTCAGAGAAAAATTCCCTGCACATGGGGCACTTGTAGATCATTTTTTCCTATTTGGTATCGTGACTAAAAGAAGAAAGTGTCAACAACTATGAGTTCGAGGACTGCTACTTCATAAAGCCTCTTATTTCGCCATCTTGGCAGTCTATCTCAGGCTTGCTCTATTGGGCAAGTTGACCGTCAGCCTCAGCTTCTCCCTGCCTGTCCTTCTGTGGAAAGCTTCTTCCTGCATAGTGCTCCTCACTTAGAGCTCTTACTGATTACAAAGTCACACTGACACTCCCGTGAATCCCAAAGCTCATCAGCATAGAGCTTTCGTTCCTTTAGATCCTGAGTGGTCAACATTCCAGGGGCGGGGCAGGAAGGAGTGAGCCTTTGTTCTGAGCCCCGCACTTTTTCTCTGATGTACAGTACTCTTCTACTTCTCACTCATAAAAGCCTGTGCAGTATGATCTGTGTGCCCAGGGCAGAAGGTGCCAGCTGGTCATGAGCCGCCAGAGCACCCTCAGGAGAGTCAGAATGTCGCTTTGCCTCCTGCCCATCAGATGTCAGGCCTTGCCAGCATGAAGGCTCCTTGGCTTCAGGGACAGCCAGTCTTGCTCCTGGGGACTCTATACCATTGCACGCTTGTTTTCtgtaatataaacaataaatagcAAGCAAGGTCCTTTCCGTCCAGAAACATCCAGTCAGGATCAATGTTACTTAAATGAGACGGAGACAGGGCACAGGGGGACAAGACATAGGAGAAATaggacaagacagacagacagacagacagacagacagac
Coding sequences:
- the Znf664 gene encoding zinc finger protein 664; protein product: MIYKCPMCREFFSERADLFMHQKIHTAEKPHKCDKCDKGFFHISELHIHWRDHTGEKVYKCDDCGKDFSTTTKLNRHKKIHTVEKPYKCYECGKAFNWSSHLQIHMRVHTGEKPYVCSECGRGFSNSSNLCMHQRVHTGEKPFKCEECGKAFRHTSSLCMHQRVHTGEKPYKCYECGKAFSQSSSLCIHQRVHTGEKPYRCCGCGKAFSQSSSLCIHQRVHTGEKPFKCDECGKAFSQSTSLCIHQRVHTKERNHLKISVI